The genome window GAATGGGCATACACACGATAGCGCAGGCGCAAGGGGCGGCGAGGCGCAATGACAATGGGCTCCTCCTGAAAAAGTCCAAAGTTCGGCGAAACCGGGCCGTAGTCGCGTGTAAACCAGGGGGTAGGGTAGGCAGGGTTGTCGGGATGATCGAACAGCGCAATGCCACACTGTAGGCGTCCGATTCTGCCGGAAGCATCGATCCAAGGAGAGCGTTGGCCATAGGTTCCTTTTTCGTTGCGCTGGCCAGAGGCGTTTACAAGGGTTCCCCCTGACTTCACCGTAAGCCCATCCGCCAGGCGCACATAGGGAATGCCGGCCTCATTGGTCGGCTCCAGGCTAACCGGTGCGTTGTTGGGCGCTCGCAGCACGATCTCAAAATCGAATAGGCGCGCGTCGGGCGGGGTATCATGAAAGGCAAACGTACGAGTATCTGTCAGCACAACATCCCCCGTGGGACTTATCCAGTCGCATTTTTCGGTGAAGCTGCCCAGCTCACCTCCGCTAACAACCTTTTCGAAGTTACGATGGACGATGCGCCCGCTATTATGGCGCTCCTGCCAAAAGTCGTGTCCGTTTACTCGACTGTGCCCTACCCAGAACCCGTGATGATGGCGATGATCCACAGGAGCGTCGGCTACTAAGGAGAGACCGTTGGCAGCTCGCACGGGGTAAAGGTAGGGCTTCCACAAATTACTTCCGAAGTTGTAACGTGCAAACTCCTGCTCACCAATGCGGATAACGAGCTGCGTTCCCTCCTCGATAATCTCTACCATAACCTATTTCACTCCAAAGTCTGCCTACTGCAGTTTATTGTACCACACATGCCCAGAGCGGGCAGGGTGTGTGCAGCGATACTAAGCGAGGGGCTCGTGCTTCAACGAATTCGCCGACAGCTCTCTTTCGACCGCCTGCTAGCCCGATTGTTTGCTGTGCAGACAGAAGCCCCATGGGTCCTCAAGGGCGGCTATGCTCTGGAACTACGCTTTCGTTCAGCGCGTTCCACCAAAGACAATGATCTTACCCTCAGATCAGGTTTGCTTCCGACAGATGCATCAGGGACTCAGCGCGACAGATTAAGGAGGCGTCTGCAGCAATCCGCTTCAATTGACCTGGCGGACTTCTTCGAGTTTTTCGTTCAACCCGCAACTCTCGACCTCGAAGGCGCGCCAGTGGGTGGTCTTCGCTATCCCGTAGAAGCCGTAATGGATGGGCGCATCTTCGCCAAATTCCATGTCGATATCGGAATCGGAGACGAAGTTGCCGATTCACAGGAAGTAATCGAGGGCGGAGATTGGCTTGCGTTTTCAGGAATACCGCGGCCGCAATTCCTCTCGATTCCGTGCGAACAACAGTGGGCGGAAAAGTTTCACGCCTATACACGCCCCCGATTGGACAGGATGAACAGCCGGGCAAAAGATCTCATAGATCTTGCTGCGACCCAACCAGCACAGTAAGTCCGTTCGCGACCGGTTACTTTGCGACTTGAAATCCGACTCCCTGATTAGCACCCGTTGCCAGTGCGACTGAACCCAAGAAGCGCGCGCTTCGAAGAGGAGTAGACGCTGTATTGAGAACGGTCATGAACGCCGTCCCTGAATTGATGTTCACGATGCTTTCTCCGCCTTGCGCGCGCCTCGGCGGGATCACAGCCTGCATGGCTACGATCGGCACCAGCACATTCAGGTGGGAGATTTCGTCAAACAGGGCGGGATCTATCTCCTCGATCGAAGCTGTATAGCCGCGCCCGCATTGTTGATAAGACCGTCGATGCGGCCATAGGGCTTGTGCACAGCCCGAACAACTTCTCGTACGCGATCAAATTGCGTCATGTCGACGGTCACAGGCAAACTGCCCGGAAGCTTCCGCACCAATTCGTCCGGCGCACCTGTGCTTCGAGCGAGCAGCATGACTCTCGCACCCCGGTCGGAGAGAGCGGCCGCCGTGGACAAACCAAGTCACGATGCAGCGCCGTGACAATGAAAAAGCCACCCTTGATTTGCCTTGATTGATGTTCCGGGTTCAAAACCTAGGTGCGTCGTGCAGCAGAAGCGCCGGCCATATCGGTTTAGTAATAGCGCATATGATGAAGATCGGTGATCAATCCGGGCCCAGTCGGCTGCCAGCCCAATCTCTCGCGGGTCTTGGCGCTTGAGGCCTGAAGGTCGAGAGTTGCGAACTGGGCGAGCCAACCAAAGTGAGACTCTGCTTCATCCGGCGATACCGATTGCACCGGAATTTGCAATCCTCGTCCAATGGCCTCGGCAATGTCACGCAGCGTCACGCCTTCTTCGGCGACCGCGTGATATTTCGCACCGGCTTCGTTCTTGTCCAGCACCAGCCTGTAGAGGCGGGCGACATCTGCGACAGCCGCTGCAGCCCACCGATTACCTCCGTCGCCGACATAGGCCGATACGCCCTTCTCGCGTGCCAGTGCGATCAAATACGTCACGAGCCCCTGCTTGGCCGTGTCGTGAACCTGAGGGAGGCGCACCACCGCAGCATTCACACCCTTCAACGAGAAAGCCGTTTGTTCCGAAATGCGGGGAAACGGAAAATCCATTGGCACGTCCATGTCCTCAGTCGCAAGCTCACCCGGCTTTGCCAGTCCTGCGAGCCCAGAGGTGACGATCAACGGTCTGTTCGAGCCCGCGAGTACAGACCCGATGGCCTCGATCGCACGTCGGTCAATCTCGCAATTTTCCTGAAATTTTGAGAAATCGTGAATGAAGGCTAGGTGAATGACACCGTCAGACTGTTCCGCTCCTTTGCGAAGGCTTTCAAGGTCGGTCAGTTCGCCGCGATGCACCTCCGCCCCCACGGCCTTAAGCGCTGTTGCACCAGCTTCGGACCGCGCGAGCCCTAGCACCTGATGTCCCGCTTCAATCAGCTCCGGCACAACCGCAGAACCGATAAACCCGGTCGCTCCGGTGACAAAAATGCGCATATTTATATTTATGTCTCCTTGACTTGTCGTTCCCAAAATTGTTACAAACGGAGGAGCCCTCCGCATAGCGCCATAGTACCTCAAGGGCGCCTCCGGTTACAATAACTTTTTGAAAAATATGACAAGGTCCGAAAGTACAGACCGCAAGCGACGTGCCGACGCGCTGCGCAATCGCGAGCGTATTCTTGACTTGGTGAAGCGCGAGTTCACCCGAGCAGGTGCAAACGCCAGTCTGGAAGAGATCGCGAAGAAAGCAGGGGTTGGGCCCGGAACCTTGTACCGTCACTTTCAGACGCGCGAGGATCTGCTCATAGCGGTCTATCGGTCCGAAATGGAAACGTTGGCGGTAGCGGAGCGGAACCTTGCGACAACCAAATCTCCTCCTGAAGCATTGCGGGCTTGGTTACTGCTATGGATTGACGCTTTGGAGACGAAGCATATCATCGCCCCGGTGCTAAATACTCTCGCTGGTGATCCAAAGAAGGTGTTCGAGACCTCTTACGCTCAGGTTTATGAAGCGCTTCGAGCGCTAGTGAAACGCGCCGTCGAAAGCGGCGACATCCGTGAGGACCTCGACCCCATCGATTTCCTTCGGGCTATTGTCGGCATCGCCAATGTCTCAGCGGGCCCTGACTGGCCGAAAAGCGCGCGTCGACTGGTCGACATCCTGATTGCCGGGGCACGGCCACTGAAATGAAATAGGTCCGGGCTGGGACAAGGGCCCGCTGTATTACCTTTGGCGCATGGCAGAACGGCCAAGCCCTGTCTTTCAGACACTTGAAAAATTGGTGCCACTAATCGGCCAGATTGCTATCTACGACTCGCAGATGGAAGCCTCTCAGCCAGGCGCTCGAGGCCCGACTCCAGGAAAGGGCACGACTAAGGGGTCAACAGAATGTCTGACGTTTCAATTGAAACGCCAGACATGGCATAAAAGCACTCGTCTTCTTAAAACAGGCCGAGGCTTTTACGTCGGCGGATCGTTCGCAATGCCTCTAGGGTTGAATCTGTGTGCCGAGCAGTTTAAGGAAAGCCGCGATGAATTCGGGGTGTCCTGGCCATGCAGGAGAAGAGACAAGGTTGCCGTCTACAAGCGCTTTATCGGCCGGGATGTCTTGATAGTCGCCTCCAGAGTTACGCACCTCCGGCCCTACAGCAGGGTAGGCCGTGCAACGTCGCCCCTTTAACACCCCCGCTGCAGCCAGAATCTGTAGCCCATGACAGATAGCCGCAATGGGTTTGTTCGTCTCGGCAAAATGGCGCACGATGCTGAGTACCCGAGGATTGAGCCGCAAATATTCCGGTGCACGCCCACCGGGAACGAGCAGCGCGTCGTAGTCGGCGGGGTTTACCTCGTCGAATGTGGCGTTCAGCGTGAAATTGTGCCCCCGCTTTTCACTGTAGGTTTGATCGCCTTCAAAATCGTGCACGGCGGTGCGTACGGTCTCTCCCGCGCGTTTACCTGGGCAAACGGCATGAACCTGATGGCCTACCGCCAGCAGCGCCTGAAACGGCACCATTGCCTCATAGTCTTCCACATAGTCGCCTACCAGCATAAGAATCTTTTTCGATGCCATGGCAAAACTCCTTTCTCACAGCAAAAGCCTCCTTACGAGCCTTTGGAGGAAACGGTTTCCAAAGGAATATCCACACGAATACGATCGCGGAAGTTTTGGGGTGGTGGAGGCGGCGTATAGCCTTCCGGTGGGTCTACCCAACGCCCATCGGCTTTGATGAGCGCGATCAGCTCTTCGACCCCCTTTTCCTGAGGAATGCCGCTTTTGACCTCTTCGCGCCCTCGATAGAGCGATATTTTTCCTCCCGCTTTCCCCACGTAGCCGTAGTCGGCATCGGCCATTTCGCCCGGCCCGTTGACGATGCACCCCATGACGGCAATGTTTAGACCAGCGAGATGGCCCGTTGCCGCCTTTACTTGTGCAAGAACGGTGGGCAGATCGAACTTCGTGCGCCCGCACGAGGGACAAGCGATGAACTCAGTTTTTGTGCGACGTAGCCCTAGAGCTTGTAAAATCTCATAGCATACCGGCAGCTCGTTGATGGGGTCTTCGGCGAGAGAGACGCGGATGGTATCGCCGATGCCTTCGGCCAGCAGGGTGGCGATGCCTGCAGTGCTCTTAATGCGTGCATATTGTCCGTCGCCCGCCTCCGTCACACCGAGATGTAGAGGATAGTCCATGCCCTCCTCGGCCATGCGGCGCACCATGAGACGATTGGCTTGCACCATCACCTGCACACGCGAGGCTTTCAGTGAAACCACGATGTCACGAAAATCGTGCCGCTCGCAGATGCGGATGTACTCTAGGGCCGACTCCACCATCCCCTCCGGCGTGTCGCCATACATCACCATAAGGCGTTCTGAAAGCGACCCGTGGTTGACCCCAATTCGCATGGCAACACCCCGCTCCTTGCAGGCTCGGATCACCGGTAGAAGCGCCTTTTCGATGGCCTCGAGCTCCTCCTCGATCTCCGATTGGGAGTACTCTTCCGTGCGCTGAACCCGCTTGCGAAACACGAACAGCCCGGGATTGATGCGCACCTTATCTACATATTTGGCCACCTCCACGGCGATGTCGGTGCCTTGATGATGCACGTCTGCCACCAATGGCACATCCTGATAACGTCGTTTCAACTCGGCTTTGATCTCGGCTAGACATTTGGCTTCGGCAAGGTTAGGGGTCGTCACCCGCACGATCTCGGCGCCGGCCTTGTGCATGGCGATGATCTGGGCCACGGCCGCCGGCACATTGTGCGTCTCCTCCGTAATCATGGACTGCACAACGATGGGATGATCGCCGCCAATATAGACATTGCCCACGCGAACGGCGCGTGTTTTACGACGTGGATAACTTACTTCCGGCAGGTTCATGATGATCTCGTCTCTCCTAGAAAGGGACATACCCCGCAATGGGGTGTCGCAGCTGTGCTATCATAATTATACTGCCTAGCGTAGCGAGTTGGTTCTTTCAAGGGCATTGTAACAACTTTTAAGGACTAGCGCAGGCCAGAGTCGCTAGAGCGAAAAGTTTTTAAAATTTTTTTCTTTAAACTCAGCGAGATTCGTGCAATTTGGCACGCAAATTGCAGTATATAAAGGTAGAGGGCCTTTGATAACAAATATGAGTGCCGTGCTGCTAGAGAGAGCGGTGCAAAACGCGAAGGTTCCGGACTTCGCGTGCTCCCTCTGGCCTATCGGCAACTGCCCGAACACAAAACAGCCGGATGCAGTGTTTGCTCCGGCTGTTTTTGTTGCCATATTACTCTTTTGGGCTTTGCAAACAACCGCTTCGCATGGCACGTATGAATACCGAAGAATACGAAACCGTACGAAGAAAGAACAAAGGAGATGCAAGCTAGTCACGGTTTTGAGCTAATTAGAGAACAAAACATTCCAGAGATCAACAGCCTCGCACGGCTCTATCGGCACG of Chthonomonas calidirosea T49 contains these proteins:
- a CDS encoding PmoA family protein — encoded protein: MVEIIEEGTQLVIRIGEQEFARYNFGSNLWKPYLYPVRAANGLSLVADAPVDHRHHHGFWVGHSRVNGHDFWQERHNSGRIVHRNFEKVVSGGELGSFTEKCDWISPTGDVVLTDTRTFAFHDTPPDARLFDFEIVLRAPNNAPVSLEPTNEAGIPYVRLADGLTVKSGGTLVNASGQRNEKGTYGQRSPWIDASGRIGRLQCGIALFDHPDNPAYPTPWFTRDYGPVSPNFGLFQEEPIVIAPRRPLRLRYRVYAHSGDVEAGRVAAVFEEFLQSLRQVESSDQPMESPVGRSE
- a CDS encoding nucleotidyl transferase AbiEii/AbiGii toxin family protein, which encodes MLQRIRRQLSFDRLLARLFAVQTEAPWVLKGGYALELRFRSARSTKDNDLTLRSGLLPTDASGTQRDRLRRRLQQSASIDLADFFEFFVQPATLDLEGAPVGGLRYPVEAVMDGRIFAKFHVDIGIGDEVADSQEVIEGGDWLAFSGIPRPQFLSIPCEQQWAEKFHAYTRPRLDRMNSRAKDLIDLAATQPAQ
- a CDS encoding SDR family NAD(P)-dependent oxidoreductase, whose amino-acid sequence is MSTAAALSDRGARVMLLARSTGAPDELVRKLPGSLPVTVDMTQFDRVREVVRAVHKPYGRIDGLINNAGAAIQLRSRR
- a CDS encoding SDR family oxidoreductase, which gives rise to MRIFVTGATGFIGSAVVPELIEAGHQVLGLARSEAGATALKAVGAEVHRGELTDLESLRKGAEQSDGVIHLAFIHDFSKFQENCEIDRRAIEAIGSVLAGSNRPLIVTSGLAGLAKPGELATEDMDVPMDFPFPRISEQTAFSLKGVNAAVVRLPQVHDTAKQGLVTYLIALAREKGVSAYVGDGGNRWAAAAVADVARLYRLVLDKNEAGAKYHAVAEEGVTLRDIAEAIGRGLQIPVQSVSPDEAESHFGWLAQFATLDLQASSAKTRERLGWQPTGPGLITDLHHMRYY
- a CDS encoding TetR/AcrR family transcriptional regulator — translated: MTRSESTDRKRRADALRNRERILDLVKREFTRAGANASLEEIAKKAGVGPGTLYRHFQTREDLLIAVYRSEMETLAVAERNLATTKSPPEALRAWLLLWIDALETKHIIAPVLNTLAGDPKKVFETSYAQVYEALRALVKRAVESGDIREDLDPIDFLRAIVGIANVSAGPDWPKSARRLVDILIAGARPLK
- a CDS encoding DJ-1/PfpI family protein, giving the protein MASKKILMLVGDYVEDYEAMVPFQALLAVGHQVHAVCPGKRAGETVRTAVHDFEGDQTYSEKRGHNFTLNATFDEVNPADYDALLVPGGRAPEYLRLNPRVLSIVRHFAETNKPIAAICHGLQILAAAGVLKGRRCTAYPAVGPEVRNSGGDYQDIPADKALVDGNLVSSPAWPGHPEFIAAFLKLLGTQIQP
- the ispG gene encoding (E)-4-hydroxy-3-methylbut-2-enyl-diphosphate synthase; this encodes MNLPEVSYPRRKTRAVRVGNVYIGGDHPIVVQSMITEETHNVPAAVAQIIAMHKAGAEIVRVTTPNLAEAKCLAEIKAELKRRYQDVPLVADVHHQGTDIAVEVAKYVDKVRINPGLFVFRKRVQRTEEYSQSEIEEELEAIEKALLPVIRACKERGVAMRIGVNHGSLSERLMVMYGDTPEGMVESALEYIRICERHDFRDIVVSLKASRVQVMVQANRLMVRRMAEEGMDYPLHLGVTEAGDGQYARIKSTAGIATLLAEGIGDTIRVSLAEDPINELPVCYEILQALGLRRTKTEFIACPSCGRTKFDLPTVLAQVKAATGHLAGLNIAVMGCIVNGPGEMADADYGYVGKAGGKISLYRGREEVKSGIPQEKGVEELIALIKADGRWVDPPEGYTPPPPPQNFRDRIRVDIPLETVSSKGS